In Apium graveolens cultivar Ventura chromosome 10, ASM990537v1, whole genome shotgun sequence, the following are encoded in one genomic region:
- the LOC141691704 gene encoding uncharacterized protein LOC141691704, whose translation MNGYWCWHGIDRKWIRWKAWERMCVRNEAGGLGFKCLRNFNLSMLAKQAWRLLNNDNPLVTACMKAKYYPTRDFLNAKIGVNPSFMWRSLIAAQYIIRKGCRKKIGDGTQTMIWEVPWLPHLENGYLTTEMPGNLAGSKVCSFMEINEKKWDDEVLLDICNERDQTHILFECDFAKQVWLQMGFQDLIQSTSPGENVFEFMRDIFDKCTSVQCEWKQAKQQQAQVGMNGGVSMVIRRWERPVTGWVKVNIDAVLFEDVHSTGMGIVVRDAEGKFLMVVSRQRDGLVSPREAEALCLKEALSWLKDKGLSKCIFETDSQLLARACKGVYGRSYFHSIVSDCVELFKQFSEVLVSFVYSLRMGCLMP comes from the exons ATGAATGGATATTGGTGTTGGCATGGAATTGATAGGAAATGGATTAGGTGGAAAGCCTGGGAACGTATGTGTGTAAGGAACGAAGCGGGAGGTCTGGGGTTTAAGTGCTTGAGAAATTTCAATTTGTCTATGCTTGCTAAGCAGGCCTGGAGGTTATTAAATAACGACAATCCGCTGGTCACAGCTTGTATGAAGGCCAAGTATTATCCAACTAGGGATTTTCTAAATGCTAAGATAGGCGTAAATCCTAGTTTTATGTGGAGAAGTTTGATAGCAGCACAGTATATCATAAGAAAGGGTTGTAGAAAGAAAATTGGTGATGGCACACAAACAATGATCTGGGAAGTACCATGGCTACCGCACTTGGAGAATGGTTATTTAACAACTGAGATGCCTGGGAATTTAGCTGGGAGTAAAGTCTGCAGTTTTATGGAGATTAATGAGAAGAAGTGGGATGATGAAGTACTTCTGGATATTTGTAACGAGCGGGATC AAACACACATTTTATTTGAGTGTGATTTTGCTAAGCAAGTGTGGCTGCAGATGGGGTTTCAGGACTTGATACAGAGTACATCACCTGGAGAAAATGTGTTCGAATTTATGAGAGATATCTTTGATAAATGTACTAGTGTTCAATGTG AATGGAAGCAAGCAAAACAGCAGCAAGCACAAGTGGGGATGAATGGAGGAGTATCTATGGTGATTAGACGGTGGGAGAGACCTGTAACTGGTTGGGTTAAAGTCAATATCGACGCTGTATTATTTGAGGATGTTCATAGTACTGGTATGGGTATTGTAGTTCGAGACGCGGAAGGAAAGTTCCTCATGGTTGTATCTAGACAGAGGGATGGTTTGGTGTCTCCTCGAGAAGCAGAGGCGCTGTGTTTAAAAGAAGCCTTGTCATGGTTGAAAGATAAAGGCTTATCGAAGTGTATATTTGAGACTGACTCTCAACTTCTGGCTCGGGCGTGCAAAGGGGTATACGGACGATCTTATTTCCATTCGATTGTTAGTGATTGTGTAGAGTTATTTAAACAATTTTCGGAAGTGTTAGTATCTTTTGTGTATAGTCTGCGAATGGGGTGTCTCATGCCTTAG
- the LOC141692730 gene encoding heat stress transcription factor B-4-like, giving the protein MAALMLDNCHTILLSLDSHKSVPAPFLTKSYQLVDDPLTDHIVSWGDDNTTFVVWRPPEFARHLLPKYFKHNNFSSFVRQLNTYGFRKIVPDRWEFANDFFKKGEKHLLSEIHRRKTCQPHQMSQPGFFPYQNPSISPTNSDDQVNNWSCDSPPTLTSPTHLPTSNSLYSTSVTALSEDNERLRRSNNMLMSELAHMRKLYNDIIYFVQNHVKPVAPSNSYPPSLVFPNAGANNVSVVHQKGFNGHQFGNGCDQQDYNYQLNNSTKQGISNGGAKLFGVPLECSKKRSLQHEYIGMSTNKARFVLEKDDLGLNLMPPSPC; this is encoded by the exons ATGGCTGCGCTAATGCTAGACAACTGCCACACCATATTACTCTCGCTAGACTCTCACAAATCAGTCCCCGCACCATTTCTTACCAAATCTTACCAACTAGTTGACGACCCACTCACTGACCACATCGTCTCTTGGGGCGACGATAACACCACCTTTGTGGTTTGGCGTCCCCCCGAGTTTGCTCGTCACCTTCTTCCCAAATACTTCAAGCACAACAACTTCTCTAGCTTCGTTCGCCAGCTCAACACCTAC GGTTTTAGAAAGATTGTACCGGACAGATGGGAGTTTGCGAATGACTTCTTCAAGAAAGGCGAAAAGCATTTACTCAGCGAGATTCACCGCAGAAAAACTTGTCAACCACACCAAATGTCTCAACCAGGGTTCTTCCCCTACCAGAACCCTAGCATTTCCCCTACTAACTCCGACGACCAAGTCAACAACTGGTCGTGTGACTCTCCGCCGACTCTCACTTCTCCAACTCATCTGCCAACTTCGAACAGCCTATACAGCACCTCAGTTACCGCGCTTTCAGAAGATAACGAGAGGCTCCGGAGGAGCAATAATATGCTAATGTCTGAGCTAGCTCATATGCGAAAGTTGTATAATGACATTATTTACTTTGTTCAGAACCATGTCAAGCCTGTGGCGCCTAGTAATTCTTATCCACCTTCTCTCGTGTTCCCAAATGCTGGTGCTAATAATGTCTCCGTGGTGCATCAAAAGGGCTTTAATGGTCATCAGTTTGGTAATGGGTGTGATCAGCAAGATTATAATTATCAGCTTAATAACAGTACTAAACAAGGTATAAGTAATGGAGGAGCAAAGCTATTTGGGGTGCCACTTGAGTGTTCTAAGAAGAGATCATTACAGCATGAGTATATTGGGATGAGTACTAACAAGGCTAGATTTGTGTTGGAAAAAGATGATTTAGGGTTGAACCTTATGCCTCCTTCTCCTTGTTAA
- the LOC141691705 gene encoding uncharacterized protein LOC141691705, which translates to MVCISSVTYTFTNNGKVFGEVQPYRDDCYIFFRANGVEARTMKSILDRYERLSEQAVNFNKSSIYFNPNTLSADREEICQSLQVQEVNEPGKYLGLSMKISRKKISVFQFLIDKVKQKLQGWGTKSVSRAGKATLIQTVAQTIPNFLDESVSNSK; encoded by the exons ATGGTCTGTATAAGTAGTGTTACCTATACTTTTACTAATAATGGGAAAGTTTTTGGTGAAGTTCAGCCTTATAGAG ACGATTGTTATATATTCTTTAGAGCAAATGGAGTTGAAGCGAGAACAATGAAAAGTATACTTGATCGATATGAAAGATTATCGGAACAAGCTGTTAATTTTAATAAGTCAAGTATATATTTCAACCCGAATACTTTGAGTGCAGATCGTGAAGAAATTTGTCAAAGCCTTCAAGTACAGGAAGTAAATGAGCCAGGGAAATATTTGGGGCTATCTATGAAAATAAGTAGAAAGAAGATTTCAGTGTTTCAGTTCTTAATAGATAAAGTCAAACAAAAATTGCAAGGATGGGGAACTAAATCAGTATCGAGAGCAGGGAAAGCTACGTTGATACAAACTGTTGCACAGACGATTCCTAATTTTTTGGATGAATCTGTTTCAAATTCCAAGTGA